From Myxococcus stipitatus, the proteins below share one genomic window:
- a CDS encoding ribbon-helix-helix domain-containing protein, giving the protein MARKKISTTIYITPEQNELLKALNQKTKVPVAEYIRQGIDLVLEKYKAQLPGQATFDEI; this is encoded by the coding sequence ATGGCCCGAAAGAAGATCAGCACCACCATCTACATCACCCCGGAGCAGAACGAGCTCCTCAAGGCGCTGAACCAGAAGACCAAGGTGCCCGTGGCCGAGTACATCCGCCAGGGCATCGACCTGGTCCTGGAGAAGTACAAGGCGCAGCTCCCCGGGCAGGCGACCTTCGACGAGATTTGA